From Psychroflexus torquis ATCC 700755, the proteins below share one genomic window:
- a CDS encoding IS630 family transposase: protein MEKIDLRSVSDQERGIIRRDAVKMIKRGDKKKDIALFYGVHVNTVRDWWKLYNKEGHKSLSYQKRGVKSEDRKLLNKDQEAAIQKMIIDVMPDQLKLDYALWTTRAVRDLIAREFSITIGRRAVGNYLNAWGFTPQKPKKRAYEQCSKKVQKWLDEEYPAIKEKAKQEKATIHWGDETGVKNNNHHGRSYAPKGKTPVKKHMSKRFSINMISTVTNQGLIQFMIYKENMNSDVFIQFLEQLIKSQETKVFLILDNLRVHHSKVVKKWAEENGETIELFYLPSYSPERNPDEYLNCDLKYGLSDKPAPKTQEKMKENLENHMKMLQNDSERVAKYFKHESIKYAA, encoded by the coding sequence ATGATAAAACGTGGAGATAAAAAAAAAGACATAGCTCTGTTTTACGGTGTTCATGTAAATACTGTTAGAGATTGGTGGAAGCTTTACAATAAAGAAGGTCATAAATCTTTGTCATATCAAAAACGAGGAGTCAAATCAGAAGATCGAAAACTACTCAATAAAGATCAAGAAGCTGCAATCCAAAAAATGATTATTGATGTAATGCCCGATCAACTAAAGTTAGATTATGCTTTGTGGACTACAAGGGCAGTAAGGGATTTGATAGCAAGAGAGTTTAGTATTACAATCGGAAGAAGAGCTGTCGGTAATTATCTCAACGCTTGGGGATTCACGCCTCAAAAGCCAAAAAAGAGAGCTTATGAACAATGTTCCAAAAAAGTTCAAAAATGGTTAGACGAAGAATATCCAGCAATAAAAGAGAAGGCAAAACAAGAGAAGGCAACTATTCATTGGGGGGATGAAACGGGTGTAAAAAACAATAATCATCATGGACGTTCCTATGCTCCAAAAGGAAAAACTCCTGTTAAAAAACATATGTCGAAGCGGTTTTCAATCAACATGATTTCTACAGTTACAAATCAGGGTTTAATTCAGTTTATGATATATAAAGAAAATATGAACTCAGATGTATTTATTCAATTTTTAGAACAGCTCATCAAATCGCAAGAAACCAAAGTATTCTTAATCCTTGATAATTTACGAGTCCATCATAGTAAAGTTGTAAAGAAATGGGCGGAAGAAAATGGCGAAACCATAGAACTATTTTACCTGCCATCATACTCACCTGAGCGAAACCCAGATGAATATCTGAATTGCGATTTAAAGTATGGACTCTCGGATAAACCGGCACCAAAAACACAAGAAAAAATGAAAGAAAATTTAGAGAATCATATGAAAATGCTTCAAAATGATAGCGAAAGGGTAGCAAAATATTTTAAACATGAGAGCATCAAATATGCTGCATAA
- a CDS encoding tyrosine-type recombinase/integrase encodes MEFKEGDITMTAIAIETKKTEKRIEIPIKRDLQKILDKYDNNFPPKVSDSRINLYIKKVCKAAGLNEAVKMKIIEGGETSLTSMPKYQRVASHTARRSFCTNAFNGGMQPIDIMSISGHKTEKAFFIYIKSTSRDRFSKIKGHAFFQ; translated from the coding sequence ATTGCAATTGAGACTAAAAAGACTGAAAAAAGAATTGAAATTCCGATTAAAAGGGATCTTCAGAAGATTCTTGATAAATACGATAATAATTTCCCCCCTAAAGTTTCCGATTCCAGGATCAATCTATATATCAAAAAAGTTTGCAAAGCAGCAGGACTTAACGAAGCCGTTAAAATGAAAATTATAGAAGGGGGAGAAACTTCTTTGACTAGCATGCCAAAGTACCAAAGAGTTGCAAGCCATACAGCTAGAAGAAGCTTTTGCACCAATGCTTTCAACGGAGGAATGCAACCCATAGATATTATGTCTATCTCTGGTCATAAAACAGAAAAAGCATTTTTTATTTATATAAAATCAACATCGAGGGACCGCTTTAGTAAAATTAAAGGTCATGCTTTTTTCCAGTAG